One part of the Treponema peruense genome encodes these proteins:
- a CDS encoding (deoxy)nucleoside triphosphate pyrophosphohydrolase translates to MSKTSIACIALFKDKVLVAHRNLVGQMGGRWEFPGGKVEAGETDEQAIVREFQEEFGVCVKVGDAVASAVFAHNGTDVNLHAYRIFVPHRGIFRKYKLTEHSEYKWVTFDKIKELNFVDSDMLLYPKVREYAESVKK, encoded by the coding sequence ATGTCAAAAACGTCAATTGCATGTATTGCTCTTTTTAAGGACAAAGTTCTTGTTGCCCACAGAAATCTGGTTGGACAGATGGGCGGCAGGTGGGAATTTCCTGGCGGAAAAGTAGAGGCAGGGGAAACTGATGAACAGGCTATAGTACGTGAATTTCAGGAAGAATTCGGGGTCTGTGTAAAAGTTGGGGATGCTGTTGCTTCTGCTGTTTTTGCGCATAACGGAACCGATGTAAATCTTCATGCTTACAGAATTTTTGTGCCGCACCGCGGTATTTTCAGAAAGTATAAGCTTACCGAACATTCGGAATATAAGTGGGTAACTTTTGACAAAATAAAAGAATTGAATTTTGTTGACAGCGACATGCTTTTGTATCCGAAAGTAAGGGAATACGCGGAGTCAGTGAAAAAATGA
- a CDS encoding tetratricopeptide repeat protein has protein sequence MTTKQNSNSEIKEKKTAARKTTAASTTKTAVKKTAASGATKTAAKKTTASGATKTAVKKTAASGATKTAVKKTAAASTTKTAVKKTVASGATKTAAKKTAAASTTKTAAKKTAGVTATKTAVKKSAPADSVAAETKIFVPETAMQVKETMSDETEVFASETVVPEAIPAEEKSASVEQPSAADGAKQETKSVQPEVVKREEDLTFWTQARDHEVRDDSEKKDRKKFIILIAAILVLLALGGAGVFMAVKNSSGAAEKSVSSERQNTIKLAKSYIERGNYDQALSLLNGLVIKESLDDEIEGLLDRALELKNRAEQTKNEQSRDSVSVSVDASGIEDAMQSSIDSLKSELAKQQEESRRQAEANAKVINDLLEQKKQEEQKQELQRKENERIKKIEEQKKADEEKKKADEAKKKAEETKKQALAAAAAQKLRNSIDDEIAKGKALLNAGDIAGAMKHFDRASSLMPKDDDPQNKEFVSSRMSDMAKSLYAASENSGNPQSDEAKAAALSYARETLAKDPSDAASHYIFGMQALESKNYAEAEKQLKSAISKDSDNAMYYYQLGRSQAQQKKYDAASVSFQSSVKYDSNFAPAYYNLGFVSERLGRNSQALGAYRRASSVNPDYENAYIAAARILSRQNDFNGAVSAYESAVRVNPSNARTYQEMGSAYSSLEKYKQAEDCFKKALAYMDPSNKDPLTYYNLSTVMYAQGNRESALEYAALAYANKDAGRKAARSSIVYNYALMNEEACNFTKAIDLYREVITEDPKNVKANTNLGVLCLEQNDADNAIKFLLAAYSQDSSNFEVNNNLGNAYRIKEDYDSSIKYYQNALKIQPKDSTVRENLAKAFASAEKYDSARATYEDVVKADSSNWNAWLELAKICISLKDDVSAEKYLVYLQEKNPSFEATTVASLLSSIKQ, from the coding sequence ATGACTACGAAACAGAACTCGAATAGTGAAATAAAAGAAAAAAAGACCGCAGCCAGGAAAACAACGGCTGCTTCCACAACAAAAACTGCGGTTAAAAAGACAGCCGCTTCTGGTGCAACAAAGACCGCGGCTAAGAAAACAACGGCTTCTGGTGCAACAAAAACTGCGGTTAAAAAAACAGCCGCTTCTGGTGCAACAAAGACTGCGGTTAAGAAAACCGCTGCTGCTTCCACAACAAAAACTGCGGTTAAAAAGACAGTCGCTTCTGGTGCAACAAAGACCGCGGCTAAGAAAACAGCTGCTGCTTCCACAACAAAGACCGCAGCTAAGAAAACAGCCGGCGTTACCGCAACAAAGACCGCGGTGAAGAAAAGTGCGCCCGCAGATTCTGTAGCCGCAGAAACAAAAATATTTGTTCCTGAAACCGCAATGCAGGTAAAAGAAACTATGTCCGACGAAACAGAGGTATTTGCTTCTGAAACTGTTGTACCGGAAGCGATCCCAGCCGAAGAAAAAAGTGCATCAGTTGAACAGCCTTCTGCAGCAGACGGGGCAAAACAGGAAACAAAGAGTGTTCAACCTGAAGTTGTGAAAAGAGAAGAAGATCTTACTTTCTGGACTCAGGCACGAGACCACGAAGTTCGTGATGATTCCGAAAAAAAGGACAGAAAAAAGTTCATTATACTCATTGCGGCTATTCTTGTGCTTCTTGCTCTTGGAGGTGCAGGTGTTTTTATGGCTGTAAAAAATTCTTCCGGGGCGGCAGAAAAATCTGTTTCAAGCGAAAGGCAGAATACAATTAAACTTGCCAAAAGTTATATAGAAAGGGGAAATTACGACCAGGCTCTTTCTTTGCTGAACGGACTTGTAATAAAAGAGTCCCTGGATGATGAAATAGAGGGCCTTCTTGACCGTGCTCTGGAACTCAAAAACCGTGCCGAACAGACAAAAAACGAACAGTCCCGGGACAGCGTGTCTGTAAGTGTAGATGCCAGCGGAATAGAAGATGCAATGCAGTCCAGCATAGATTCACTTAAAAGCGAACTTGCAAAACAGCAGGAAGAAAGCCGCAGACAGGCAGAAGCAAATGCCAAAGTTATCAATGACCTTCTTGAACAGAAAAAACAGGAAGAACAAAAACAGGAACTTCAGAGAAAAGAAAATGAAAGAATAAAGAAAATTGAAGAGCAGAAAAAAGCCGACGAAGAAAAGAAAAAGGCAGACGAAGCAAAGAAAAAAGCCGAAGAAACCAAAAAACAGGCACTGGCCGCCGCTGCAGCACAGAAACTGCGCAATTCTATAGATGATGAAATTGCAAAGGGAAAAGCCCTTCTTAACGCAGGTGATATAGCCGGAGCCATGAAGCATTTTGACAGGGCTTCGTCATTGATGCCAAAAGATGATGATCCGCAGAACAAGGAATTTGTTTCGTCACGCATGAGCGACATGGCCAAATCACTTTATGCTGCTTCTGAAAATTCAGGCAATCCGCAGAGCGATGAAGCCAAAGCCGCAGCTCTTTCCTATGCACGAGAGACTCTGGCAAAAGACCCGTCAGACGCGGCTTCACATTACATCTTTGGAATGCAGGCACTTGAGTCAAAAAATTATGCCGAAGCAGAAAAGCAGCTCAAGAGTGCAATTTCAAAAGATTCTGACAATGCCATGTACTATTACCAACTTGGACGTTCACAGGCACAGCAGAAAAAGTATGATGCCGCATCTGTTTCGTTCCAGTCGTCTGTAAAATATGACTCAAATTTTGCTCCTGCCTACTACAATCTTGGATTTGTTTCAGAACGACTTGGCCGCAACTCACAGGCTCTTGGTGCATACAGAAGGGCAAGTTCCGTTAATCCTGACTATGAAAATGCATATATCGCCGCGGCAAGAATCCTTTCAAGGCAGAATGATTTTAATGGTGCGGTTTCTGCATACGAATCTGCTGTAAGGGTTAATCCCTCAAATGCAAGGACTTACCAGGAAATGGGTTCTGCATATTCGTCACTGGAAAAATACAAACAGGCCGAAGACTGCTTTAAAAAAGCTCTTGCCTACATGGATCCGTCAAACAAAGACCCGCTTACGTACTATAATTTGTCTACCGTAATGTATGCGCAGGGAAACAGGGAGTCTGCGCTGGAATATGCCGCTCTTGCCTATGCAAACAAAGATGCAGGAAGAAAGGCAGCACGTTCAAGCATAGTTTACAATTATGCCCTTATGAATGAAGAAGCATGCAACTTTACAAAGGCAATTGACCTTTACCGCGAAGTTATTACGGAAGATCCAAAAAATGTAAAGGCAAACACAAATCTTGGTGTACTCTGCCTTGAACAGAATGATGCAGACAATGCAATAAAATTTCTGCTTGCCGCTTATTCCCAGGACAGTTCAAACTTTGAAGTAAACAATAATCTTGGAAATGCATACAGAATAAAGGAAGATTACGACAGTTCAATAAAGTATTACCAGAATGCGCTTAAGATTCAGCCAAAAGATTCTACCGTGCGCGAAAATCTTGCCAAAGCATTTGCTTCTGCCGAAAAATATGACAGCGCCAGAGCAACTTATGAAGATGTCGTAAAGGCAGATTCATCCAACTGGAATGCATGGCTTGAACTTGCAAAAATATGCATCTCACTTAAGGACGATGTTTCTGCTGAAAAATATCTGGTATATCTTCAGGAAAAAAATCCTTCATTTGAGGCTACAACCGTTGCTTCGCTTTTGTCTTCAATCAAGCAGTAA
- a CDS encoding DUF2271 domain-containing protein: MKKFTIKFTVLFLLLAACSPTFCEKVKVYIEPGEVWNKRAPQIAVWVHNEQSGYEKTLYVTKSASEKGWKFSPKNGRPDSLPVWYAASRTDPSKTDRTRFDAVSGATPKKGLTAECDFELKAGRTYIFYAEVNQSFDYNESFTKKNSGVNGQPSCVYSGTLTVPQEKDKVSEIKLQLCGTGSLDGTDGDINKSDLPKLTTAGKIVKNIYISFDK, encoded by the coding sequence ATGAAGAAGTTTACAATTAAATTTACCGTTTTGTTTTTGCTGCTGGCAGCGTGTTCACCGACTTTCTGTGAAAAAGTAAAGGTTTATATAGAACCGGGCGAAGTCTGGAATAAAAGAGCACCCCAAATTGCTGTCTGGGTACATAATGAACAGTCCGGATACGAAAAGACGCTGTACGTTACAAAGTCAGCCTCAGAAAAAGGCTGGAAATTTTCTCCAAAAAACGGCCGCCCGGACTCACTTCCTGTATGGTATGCAGCGAGCAGAACAGATCCTTCAAAAACAGACAGAACAAGGTTTGATGCGGTAAGCGGTGCTACACCAAAAAAAGGTCTTACTGCTGAATGTGACTTTGAACTTAAAGCCGGCCGTACTTATATTTTCTATGCCGAAGTAAACCAGAGCTTTGATTACAACGAGTCTTTTACAAAGAAAAACTCCGGCGTTAACGGACAGCCGTCCTGCGTTTATTCAGGAACCCTTACAGTTCCCCAGGAAAAAGACAAAGTCAGCGAAATAAAACTGCAACTCTGCGGAACCGGTTCCCTTGACGGAACAGATGGGGATATAAACAAATCTGACCTTCCCAAACTGACAACGGCCGGTAAAATAGTAAAAAATATTTACATTTCCTTTGACAAATAA
- a CDS encoding metallophosphoesterase, translated as MRILCVSDQIDPLVYSSQVKERYKDVDAVFAAGDLSLEYVDYIVTTMGKPTYFVFGNHNLKEFKFYKKGTHTENFYENPITQIQNHGHGADYAGNKVIRCRHLGFKTPAGKTTPLLIAGVSGSLKYNNGLAQYTEFQMFRQLLEMVPALLWNKIRYGRYCDIFLTHASPRHIHDREDQCHKGFECYNWFIKKFKPALMIHGHIHLYDLQAKRVTKTGETTVVNAYSHLVLDLSMDFDSKGEKIGSDVSIHPDR; from the coding sequence ATGAGAATTCTTTGCGTTTCCGACCAGATAGACCCGTTGGTTTACTCCTCGCAGGTAAAAGAACGCTACAAAGACGTAGATGCAGTTTTTGCCGCAGGAGACCTTTCCCTGGAATACGTGGACTATATAGTTACCACAATGGGAAAACCAACCTATTTTGTATTCGGAAACCATAACTTAAAGGAATTCAAATTCTACAAAAAGGGCACACACACCGAAAACTTCTACGAAAACCCCATCACACAGATACAGAACCACGGTCACGGTGCTGACTATGCAGGAAACAAGGTTATACGCTGTCGCCATCTGGGTTTCAAAACACCGGCAGGAAAAACAACACCTCTTCTTATAGCAGGGGTTTCAGGAAGCCTCAAATACAACAACGGTCTTGCCCAGTACACGGAATTCCAGATGTTCCGCCAGTTGCTCGAAATGGTACCGGCCCTTCTCTGGAACAAAATACGCTACGGAAGATACTGCGATATATTCCTTACACATGCATCCCCAAGGCATATTCATGACAGAGAAGACCAGTGCCACAAAGGTTTCGAATGCTACAACTGGTTTATAAAAAAATTCAAACCCGCGCTTATGATTCACGGACACATACACCTTTATGATTTGCAGGCAAAAAGAGTTACAAAAACCGGCGAAACTACGGTTGTAAATGCCTACAGTCACCTGGTTTTAGATTTATCAATGGACTTTGATTCCAAAGGAGAAAAAATTGGCTCGGACGTATCTATCCACCCAGACAGATGA
- a CDS encoding tetratricopeptide repeat protein: MTVFFCAALFCTGAFCQSGDFAEGERLFRQNDPRGATVYLEKAAASLSYPKAFVYLSVAYYQLGMYAESIDACERGMSVPGTDKKVLAFNAGNSAFAAGDFGEADRWYSLSCAADPLYAVPVLNRANARLSLGRYDECAADYRRYLELCPDDPQKDKIEALLLLLDEEKARAEREKEARLAEEARIKEEEARIAEQKAAEEEAARLEAEKQAALKAAEEEAARAEAERIAAEEAARRRKLLEDVAASLQNTETENMSAGAEGTVEYDYETELE, from the coding sequence ATGACGGTATTTTTCTGTGCAGCTCTGTTTTGTACAGGTGCTTTCTGCCAGTCCGGTGATTTTGCTGAAGGTGAAAGGCTTTTCAGGCAGAATGACCCGCGCGGGGCTACCGTGTATCTTGAAAAGGCTGCTGCTTCTCTTTCTTACCCGAAGGCTTTTGTTTATCTTTCGGTTGCGTATTACCAGCTTGGAATGTATGCAGAAAGTATTGATGCCTGTGAAAGGGGAATGTCTGTTCCGGGTACTGACAAAAAGGTTCTTGCCTTTAATGCAGGGAACTCTGCCTTTGCCGCCGGAGACTTTGGGGAAGCAGACCGCTGGTATTCGCTTTCGTGTGCTGCAGACCCGCTTTATGCTGTTCCTGTCCTTAACAGGGCAAATGCCAGACTCAGCCTTGGGCGTTATGATGAGTGTGCTGCAGATTACAGACGCTATCTTGAACTTTGCCCGGATGATCCGCAGAAAGACAAGATAGAAGCACTTCTTTTGCTTTTGGACGAAGAAAAGGCACGTGCGGAGCGTGAAAAAGAGGCCCGTCTTGCGGAAGAGGCGCGCATAAAAGAAGAAGAAGCAAGAATTGCCGAACAGAAGGCTGCCGAAGAAGAAGCTGCAAGGCTTGAGGCAGAAAAACAGGCTGCATTGAAAGCCGCTGAGGAAGAGGCTGCAAGGGCAGAAGCCGAACGTATTGCTGCAGAAGAAGCTGCGCGCCGCAGAAAACTTTTGGAAGATGTAGCCGCATCTTTGCAGAATACAGAAACAGAAAATATGTCAGCAGGTGCTGAAGGAACAGTTGAATATGACTACGAAACAGAACTCGAATAG
- a CDS encoding PP2C family protein-serine/threonine phosphatase, producing MIFNDIYAYIPLFSITATAAVVFILLLAIRKKSTARVSFIALLSTILVAAGSFIAAVHSLGNESADDSLMVFATFCLAAFIIVIPYCIILCTFEPKKIDKLVPHSLNVAAKKAEVAQAEEPQKHTEATQEDVKILDISKIFMAKATEAVSSENGMNSLLDYVNETIRKDIKADGGAILLVDDFDDIITVKSFDGDFPPPYKLPNDMPHKPIRVATNFKFASFPLRDNIFGEIAISGKPELITKPELDDRIYQNGPEEFLEIGSYIIVPMKIQDTVIGVAAFSRNHGNTLFTEDDLKAATTIADFAAAAIKSVVSVKDVIEHNSLINEANTASSIQNLLHPAKLPVISGMQIGTIWNPSEGVCGDYYDIIPSRKDRVSFVISDIAGKGINSVIVMSMLRAMIRLVVNTKQSAGTILEWVNHGIAGESFSTDHFASCALINYNPVSHSFEFATGGTTPIFYYDSASAKFTKLSHSSEPIGVDKTSQYKNTIQNVKSGDILVTYTDGLVEALNEQGQQYTKESLLRVITEHHASSAKDIANLVKADIKKFSGTVSQHDDQSLLVIKF from the coding sequence TTGATTTTTAACGATATTTATGCATACATTCCTCTTTTCTCAATTACGGCAACCGCTGCAGTTGTATTTATTCTTCTGCTTGCAATAAGAAAAAAAAGTACTGCCCGCGTAAGTTTTATAGCACTTTTGTCTACAATTCTTGTTGCTGCAGGAAGTTTTATTGCGGCAGTCCACAGTCTTGGCAACGAGTCCGCAGATGATTCACTTATGGTTTTCGCCACATTCTGTCTTGCGGCATTTATAATAGTAATTCCATACTGTATAATACTCTGCACCTTTGAACCAAAAAAAATCGACAAGCTTGTTCCGCACTCTCTCAATGTCGCAGCAAAAAAAGCAGAAGTAGCACAGGCAGAAGAGCCCCAGAAACATACCGAAGCAACACAGGAAGATGTAAAAATTCTTGACATAAGCAAAATTTTTATGGCAAAGGCAACAGAAGCCGTTTCTTCAGAAAACGGAATGAATTCACTTCTTGACTATGTAAACGAAACAATCCGCAAGGATATCAAGGCAGACGGAGGCGCAATTCTTCTTGTAGATGACTTTGATGATATTATTACCGTAAAATCCTTTGACGGAGACTTCCCTCCCCCGTACAAGTTGCCGAACGACATGCCGCACAAACCTATAAGAGTTGCAACAAACTTCAAATTTGCTTCTTTCCCCCTGCGCGACAATATTTTTGGCGAAATTGCCATTTCTGGCAAGCCTGAACTTATTACAAAGCCCGAACTTGACGACAGAATTTACCAGAACGGACCTGAAGAATTCCTTGAAATCGGAAGTTATATCATTGTACCCATGAAAATTCAGGATACAGTTATAGGTGTAGCTGCTTTCTCCCGAAATCATGGAAACACTCTCTTTACGGAAGATGACCTTAAAGCCGCAACAACAATTGCAGACTTTGCAGCAGCAGCAATAAAGAGCGTTGTTTCGGTAAAGGATGTTATCGAGCACAATTCACTTATAAACGAAGCAAATACAGCCTCCAGCATTCAGAATCTGCTCCATCCTGCAAAACTCCCTGTAATAAGCGGAATGCAGATCGGAACAATCTGGAACCCGTCAGAAGGCGTTTGCGGTGACTATTATGACATTATTCCTTCAAGAAAAGACCGTGTATCCTTTGTAATAAGCGACATTGCAGGAAAAGGAATAAACAGCGTTATAGTTATGTCAATGCTTCGTGCAATGATAAGACTTGTTGTAAACACCAAACAGTCTGCAGGTACAATTCTTGAATGGGTAAACCACGGCATTGCAGGTGAAAGTTTCAGTACAGACCACTTTGCGTCATGTGCACTTATAAATTACAATCCGGTTTCACATTCATTCGAATTTGCAACCGGCGGAACAACACCGATATTCTACTATGACAGCGCAAGTGCCAAATTTACAAAACTGTCACACTCAAGCGAGCCAATAGGAGTTGATAAAACTTCTCAATATAAAAATACAATCCAGAATGTAAAGTCTGGAGACATTTTGGTGACTTACACCGACGGTTTGGTCGAAGCTTTGAATGAACAGGGCCAGCAGTATACAAAAGAATCATTGCTCAGAGTAATAACAGAGCATCATGCTTCTTCTGCCAAAGATATTGCAAACCTTGTCAAAGCAGATATCAAAAAATTCAGCGGAACAGTAAGTCAGCACGATGACCAGAGTTTGCTGGTAATTAAATTTTAA
- a CDS encoding transcriptional regulator, which produces MARTYLSTQTDDDFNKARNKALFNEIQHFLNPEEATLISFSDMKKLLKPRNEVYKGMQVVPVSLIVGSEGRFKDFDNHFFPKSNFLKSRWEHVDMAHLQDISLPPITLYELGGLYFVRDGNHRVSVAKLQGVENIDAEVVSLQSEIKLKPGSTKEQMIKQVIDYEKRVFYNETNFGDITDYWCLDFSTPGQYDIIYNHILIHKYYINQDKKEEIPMDQAILSWFSNVYLPVIKAIEKYRIIRKLKGHTISDLYLFLIKYWDELKQKFGNDFSLDKAAENFKNEYTKEHHFQTIKNFLAKLRMKKNLQNC; this is translated from the coding sequence TTGGCTCGGACGTATCTATCCACCCAGACAGATGATGACTTCAACAAGGCCAGAAACAAGGCACTTTTCAACGAAATACAGCATTTTCTCAATCCCGAAGAAGCTACGCTCATTTCATTTTCAGACATGAAAAAACTTCTCAAACCGCGTAATGAAGTATACAAAGGAATGCAGGTTGTTCCGGTTTCCCTTATAGTCGGAAGCGAAGGACGGTTCAAGGACTTTGACAATCATTTCTTCCCAAAGAGCAATTTCCTCAAAAGCCGCTGGGAACACGTAGACATGGCACATCTCCAGGATATATCGCTCCCTCCGATAACACTTTATGAACTTGGCGGACTCTATTTCGTAAGGGACGGAAACCACAGGGTCTCTGTCGCAAAGCTTCAGGGTGTAGAAAACATAGATGCAGAAGTCGTAAGCCTTCAGAGTGAAATCAAACTCAAACCCGGAAGTACAAAAGAACAGATGATAAAACAGGTAATAGACTACGAAAAAAGGGTATTCTATAACGAAACAAACTTCGGTGACATAACGGACTACTGGTGTCTGGATTTTTCTACACCGGGCCAGTACGACATAATCTACAACCACATACTTATCCATAAATATTATATAAACCAGGACAAAAAAGAAGAAATTCCAATGGATCAGGCCATTTTATCATGGTTTTCAAACGTATATCTTCCTGTAATAAAAGCCATAGAAAAATACAGAATAATAAGAAAACTCAAGGGACACACTATTTCTGACCTTTATCTCTTCCTTATAAAATACTGGGATGAACTCAAACAAAAGTTCGGTAACGACTTCAGTCTGGACAAAGCAGCAGAAAATTTCAAAAATGAATACACAAAAGAGCACCATTTTCAGACTATAAAGAATTTTCTCGCAAAGCTCAGAATGAAAAAAAATCTCCAAAATTGCTGA
- a CDS encoding anti-sigma factor antagonist, translating to MELKIRKNGDVYIIDVNGEMDLYNSYKLKELVMKMLEKNVKSFIINLEQVDYIDSSGIGALIYICSTIKKMNLKLYISNIHGSVKKVIELTKLMGYFPIANSVEEALLMINE from the coding sequence ATGGAACTTAAAATAAGGAAAAACGGAGATGTCTACATCATTGATGTAAATGGTGAGATGGATTTGTACAATTCCTACAAACTCAAGGAACTTGTCATGAAGATGCTTGAGAAAAATGTAAAGTCATTCATTATAAACCTTGAGCAGGTTGACTACATTGACTCTTCTGGAATCGGAGCGCTCATTTACATCTGCTCAACCATCAAAAAGATGAATCTTAAGCTTTATATTTCCAACATTCATGGCTCAGTAAAAAAGGTTATTGAACTTACAAAGCTTATGGGCTACTTCCCTATTGCAAACAGCGTAGAAGAAGCGTTGCTTATGATTAATGAGTAG
- a CDS encoding tetratricopeptide repeat protein — protein MNSLVTVIITGILVAFIVFMLVFVLRKVNAPSKVDSIQKLLKEGKIQAAQRVAKSIISRDPRNYLAHYWLGRSYLADRKQELAFMEYKTVNQNALFNGEIPELEFRKQMAELYSKFNQPQEALKEYLLLTKLEPQNAENDYNVGKIYESQGNTGLAMGFYQKAIAVDKKNAKAYSAVGYLLYRSKQYTEAKKSIEYAIKLSPETYSNYYYLGKILKEMQELPAAIKAFERSLRSPEFKQKSMIERGACYMMAGQNDQATIEFENAVKNSKNPSSQETLYARYFLAACHEKSRRIEKAIEQWEQVYQVNPKFKDVASKLSMYKDLESNDGMKEYLTASNQKFAEICKTAAAVGFNLQCQKLDITPFGCSILATENKKDNWMNVRQKIFLLQFYRDTEPLEDTVVRKVVDTVKTQNYVKGIICTSSEFTRTAVSYAENRSVVLVTKKQLEAIFKKAGM, from the coding sequence ATGAACAGCCTGGTTACAGTTATAATAACCGGAATACTTGTAGCTTTTATAGTATTCATGCTCGTCTTTGTACTCAGAAAAGTGAACGCTCCGTCAAAGGTTGACTCCATACAAAAACTCCTTAAAGAAGGAAAAATCCAGGCAGCGCAGCGTGTAGCAAAATCAATCATCTCACGTGACCCGCGCAATTATCTGGCCCACTACTGGCTCGGACGCTCATACCTTGCAGACAGAAAGCAGGAACTTGCTTTTATGGAATACAAAACCGTAAACCAGAATGCACTCTTCAACGGTGAAATTCCCGAACTTGAATTCAGAAAGCAGATGGCCGAACTCTATTCCAAATTCAACCAGCCGCAGGAAGCCCTTAAGGAATATCTTCTTCTTACAAAACTTGAACCACAGAATGCCGAAAACGACTACAACGTCGGAAAAATATACGAATCCCAGGGAAACACGGGTCTTGCAATGGGCTTTTACCAGAAAGCTATTGCCGTAGACAAAAAAAATGCAAAAGCCTACAGCGCGGTAGGTTACCTGCTTTACAGAAGCAAACAGTATACAGAAGCAAAAAAAAGCATAGAATACGCAATAAAACTCAGCCCCGAAACTTACTCAAACTACTACTATCTGGGCAAAATACTCAAGGAAATGCAGGAACTTCCGGCTGCAATAAAAGCTTTTGAAAGATCTCTCAGATCGCCGGAATTCAAACAGAAGTCCATGATAGAAAGGGGCGCCTGCTATATGATGGCCGGTCAGAACGATCAGGCAACAATAGAATTCGAAAACGCCGTCAAAAACTCAAAAAACCCGTCGTCACAGGAAACACTTTACGCCCGTTACTTTCTTGCAGCCTGTCATGAAAAGAGCCGTCGCATAGAAAAAGCCATCGAACAGTGGGAACAGGTATACCAGGTAAACCCCAAGTTCAAAGACGTAGCCTCCAAGCTCAGTATGTACAAAGACCTTGAATCCAATGACGGAATGAAAGAATATCTCACTGCCTCGAACCAGAAATTTGCCGAAATCTGCAAAACCGCAGCCGCAGTAGGATTCAACCTTCAGTGCCAGAAACTTGACATTACGCCGTTCGGATGTTCAATACTGGCAACAGAAAACAAAAAAGACAACTGGATGAACGTAAGGCAGAAAATATTCCTCCTTCAGTTTTACAGGGATACAGAACCCCTGGAAGATACAGTCGTAAGAAAAGTAGTAGACACTGTAAAAACACAGAACTACGTTAAGGGAATAATCTGCACAAGTTCAGAATTCACAAGAACAGCCGTAAGTTATGCCGAAAACCGCTCTGTTGTACTCGTTACAAAAAAGCAGCTGGAAGCCATCTTCAAGAAAGCAGGCATGTAG
- a CDS encoding ATP-binding protein — protein sequence MEEIKELRSDGNDPLFDKTNMLYKAFPSNFRQIRYFTLLIVQSAPLEIKEINLLEQQISEVIKNAVKHGNHCDINKKVHIWYSFSATHAHLIVEDEGEGFKDLEKWNEFNKKRLECLHNSNFEELSNYVSFRTKKSDDQDGGNALFAALEYWNGGFVYNDKKNGVAMLKRFQQKRHGVTVDAE from the coding sequence ATGGAAGAAATTAAAGAGTTGCGTTCAGACGGAAACGATCCGTTGTTTGACAAAACCAATATGCTTTACAAAGCGTTTCCGTCAAACTTCAGACAGATCCGCTATTTTACACTTCTTATCGTTCAGTCTGCTCCTCTTGAAATAAAGGAAATCAACCTTTTGGAACAGCAGATAAGCGAAGTTATCAAGAATGCTGTAAAACATGGAAATCATTGTGATATAAACAAAAAGGTTCACATATGGTATTCTTTCTCTGCAACTCATGCTCATCTTATTGTTGAAGATGAAGGAGAAGGATTCAAAGACCTCGAAAAATGGAACGAATTCAACAAAAAGCGTCTTGAGTGTCTGCACAATTCAAATTTTGAAGAACTTTCAAACTATGTTTCATTCAGAACAAAAAAATCTGATGATCAGGACGGCGGTAACGCATTGTTTGCAGCACTTGAATACTGGAACGGCGGATTTGTTTACAACGACAAAAAGAACGGAGTAGCAATGCTCAAGCGTTTCCAGCAGAAACGTCACGGCGTTACAGTTGACGCTGAATAG